In the genome of Nonlabens sp. MB-3u-79, one region contains:
- a CDS encoding acyl-CoA dehydrogenase family protein, with the protein MSTETIKKTEMIRGGQFIVTETNPQDVFSPEDFTDEQKMMRESVQDFVDKEIVPYKERFEKKDYALTEEVMRKAGEMGFLGVAVPEEYDGLGMGFVSTMLVCDYISGATGSIATAFGAHTGIGTMPITLYGTEEQKKQYVPKLATGEWFGAYCLTEPGAGSDANSGKTKAELTEDGKHYKINGQKMWISNAGFCKVFVVFARLGDDKNITGFIVENDASNGISMGEEEHKLGIHASSTRQVFFNDCMVPAENMLAGRGEGFKIAMNALNVGRIKLAAACLDAQRRVISLATQYANEREQFNTPIAKFGAIRKKLAEMATNAYVGESASYRAAKDIENRIHLRQEEGATFAEAELKGVEEFAIECSILKVAVSEDMQACADEGIQIYGGMGFSADAPMESAWRDARISRIYEGTNEINRMLAVGMLVKKAMKGHVNLLEPAMAVGNELTSIPSFDTPDFSEPLSEEMDMVKKLKKVFLMVAGSAVQKFGPALEEHQQLLLAASDILIEIYMAESAILRTQKNIARTSVEEQKEQIAMSQLYLYSASKIVQARAEEGISSFAEGDEQRMMLMGLKRFTKYVNLPNIVELRNTIADKVTETNKYPF; encoded by the coding sequence ATGTCAACAGAAACAATTAAAAAAACAGAAATGATACGCGGTGGACAATTCATCGTAACAGAGACTAACCCACAAGACGTATTCAGTCCAGAAGATTTTACGGACGAGCAAAAAATGATGCGTGAAAGTGTGCAAGATTTTGTAGATAAAGAAATCGTTCCCTATAAAGAACGTTTTGAAAAGAAAGATTACGCACTTACGGAAGAAGTAATGCGCAAGGCAGGAGAAATGGGATTCTTAGGGGTCGCAGTTCCTGAGGAATACGACGGGTTAGGAATGGGATTTGTTTCTACTATGTTGGTCTGTGATTACATATCTGGTGCTACTGGTTCCATCGCAACAGCATTTGGTGCCCATACTGGAATAGGTACGATGCCTATCACTTTGTACGGTACGGAAGAACAAAAGAAACAATACGTACCTAAGCTTGCTACTGGTGAGTGGTTTGGAGCTTATTGTTTAACAGAGCCAGGCGCAGGATCTGACGCCAACTCTGGTAAAACTAAAGCAGAACTTACCGAAGACGGTAAACATTACAAAATCAACGGTCAGAAAATGTGGATCTCAAACGCAGGTTTCTGTAAGGTTTTTGTAGTATTTGCGCGTTTAGGAGATGATAAAAACATTACAGGTTTTATAGTTGAAAATGATGCTAGTAATGGTATCTCTATGGGTGAAGAAGAACATAAATTAGGTATTCACGCCTCTTCTACTCGTCAAGTATTCTTTAACGACTGTATGGTCCCTGCAGAAAACATGCTTGCTGGTCGTGGTGAAGGTTTTAAAATCGCCATGAATGCATTAAACGTAGGTCGTATCAAACTTGCTGCTGCTTGTTTAGATGCACAACGCAGAGTGATTTCTCTTGCAACACAATACGCAAACGAACGAGAACAGTTCAATACTCCTATCGCAAAATTTGGAGCTATAAGAAAGAAACTAGCTGAAATGGCAACGAATGCTTATGTAGGTGAAAGTGCTTCTTACCGAGCTGCAAAGGATATTGAAAATAGAATTCACTTACGTCAAGAAGAAGGAGCCACTTTTGCTGAGGCCGAATTGAAAGGTGTAGAAGAATTTGCTATTGAATGTTCTATACTTAAAGTAGCTGTTTCTGAAGATATGCAAGCTTGTGCAGATGAAGGAATCCAGATTTATGGAGGAATGGGCTTTAGCGCAGACGCTCCTATGGAATCAGCTTGGAGAGATGCACGTATCTCCCGTATTTACGAAGGTACTAACGAAATCAATCGCATGCTAGCTGTAGGAATGCTTGTTAAAAAAGCGATGAAAGGTCATGTGAATCTTCTGGAACCAGCAATGGCAGTAGGAAATGAATTGACTTCTATACCCTCTTTTGATACTCCTGACTTCTCTGAGCCACTATCTGAAGAAATGGATATGGTTAAAAAACTTAAAAAAGTATTCCTAATGGTTGCAGGAAGTGCTGTTCAAAAATTTGGTCCAGCATTAGAAGAGCACCAGCAGTTACTGCTAGCTGCCTCTGATATTCTTATCGAAATCTATATGGCCGAAAGTGCCATATTAAGAACTCAAAAGAACATCGCACGTACTAGTGTCGAGGAGCAAAAAGAGCAAATTGCTATGTCTCAATTGTACTTATACAGTGCTTCAAAAATCGTACAAGCAAGAGCCGAGGAAGGAATTTCAAGTTTTGCTGAAGGCGATGAACAACGCATGATGCTTATGGGCTTGAAGCGTTTTACAAAATATGTAAACCTTCCTAATATAGTAGAATTAAGAAATACCATTGCTGATAAAGTAACAGAAACCAATAAATATCCTTTTTAG
- a CDS encoding M28 family peptidase has translation MDLYHIIDEVSADRIEKDIRKLAGFGTRNTFSDTISDTRGIGAARRWIKAEFDKISADCGGCLEVFYQKDYVTKEMGNRIPKDAWVVNVVAIQRGTKNPNDMVMMSGDIDSRASDTMDFTTDAPGANDNASGMAGTIEAARVLSKRKFNNSIVYVGLSGEEQGLFGGKGLAEYAQKKEWNVIGFLNNDMIGNITGVDGVTDNREFRIFSEPTDPTETEKQRNGRRFYGGEVDGISRQLARYIHKSVTDYMPEMKPMMVYRLDRFGRGGHHRPFADLGFPGIRIMEAHENYTQQHQDIRTEDGINYGDVVEHVNFTYAKKLTAVNAINLAQLGWAPSRPQNVKIGGIVEADVKLQWDQVKEAVGYKIYWRDTTSPTWDHSRYVGDLSEFTLKGIVIDNSFFGVAAIGKDGIESMVSFPSGVFR, from the coding sequence ATGGATCTCTACCACATTATTGATGAGGTAAGTGCCGACCGTATTGAAAAAGACATTAGAAAATTGGCTGGATTTGGAACGAGAAATACCTTTTCTGATACTATTTCTGACACCAGAGGAATAGGTGCTGCTAGAAGGTGGATCAAAGCAGAATTTGACAAAATATCAGCAGATTGTGGTGGCTGTCTGGAAGTGTTTTATCAGAAAGATTATGTGACTAAAGAAATGGGGAATCGTATTCCTAAAGATGCTTGGGTGGTAAACGTAGTAGCGATTCAACGTGGTACTAAAAACCCTAATGATATGGTAATGATGAGCGGTGATATAGATTCACGAGCTAGTGACACCATGGATTTCACTACAGATGCTCCTGGAGCAAACGATAATGCGAGTGGTATGGCAGGAACCATTGAAGCAGCAAGGGTATTGAGTAAGCGCAAGTTTAACAACAGTATTGTTTATGTAGGATTAAGTGGTGAGGAACAAGGGCTTTTTGGCGGTAAGGGGCTTGCAGAATATGCGCAGAAAAAAGAATGGAATGTCATAGGCTTTTTAAACAATGACATGATAGGAAATATAACAGGTGTCGATGGAGTGACTGATAATCGCGAATTCAGGATTTTCTCAGAACCTACAGACCCTACAGAAACAGAAAAACAAAGAAACGGAAGACGTTTTTACGGTGGTGAAGTAGACGGAATCTCACGACAATTAGCGAGGTACATACACAAATCAGTGACTGATTATATGCCCGAAATGAAACCAATGATGGTGTACCGATTAGACCGTTTTGGTCGTGGTGGACACCACAGGCCTTTTGCCGACCTTGGATTCCCAGGGATACGCATTATGGAAGCACATGAAAACTACACACAACAGCACCAAGATATTAGAACAGAGGACGGCATCAACTATGGAGATGTGGTGGAGCATGTCAACTTTACCTATGCAAAAAAATTAACAGCGGTAAATGCCATCAACCTTGCACAACTGGGTTGGGCTCCTAGTCGACCACAAAATGTAAAAATAGGCGGTATTGTGGAAGCCGATGTAAAGTTACAATGGGATCAAGTAAAAGAAGCCGTGGGTTATAAAATCTATTGGCGAGATACTACTAGTCCTACTTGGGACCACTCTCGTTATGTAGGGGATCTATCTGAGTTTACTTTAAAAGGTATTGTGATCGACAACTCGTTTTTTGGAGTAGCAGCAATTGGAAAAGATGGCATAGAAAGTATGGTGAGTTTTCCTAGCGGCGTTTTTAGATAA
- a CDS encoding MarR family winged helix-turn-helix transcriptional regulator → MRDKTIDYILRATWMSVSKMYNEQASVKGSTMSTGFALISIDPETGTPSTSLGPKMGMEATSLSRTLKMMENKGLIERRKNPEDGRSVLIHLTDFGMEMRNFSKSVVKTFDQVVKDEIEPEKLETFLEVAFKINEIVNSKKIFKKQTLVAQK, encoded by the coding sequence ATGAGAGATAAAACTATTGATTACATTTTACGAGCCACATGGATGTCTGTATCAAAAATGTATAATGAACAAGCTTCTGTAAAAGGTAGTACAATGTCTACAGGATTTGCACTTATCAGTATAGATCCAGAAACTGGAACACCTAGCACTTCTTTGGGTCCAAAAATGGGAATGGAAGCAACTTCCTTATCTCGTACTCTTAAAATGATGGAAAATAAAGGTCTTATAGAAAGGCGCAAAAATCCAGAAGATGGGAGAAGCGTCCTGATACATCTAACAGATTTCGGAATGGAAATGCGTAATTTTTCTAAATCAGTTGTTAAAACATTTGACCAAGTGGTTAAAGATGAAATTGAACCTGAAAAATTAGAAACTTTTCTAGAAGTTGCCTTCAAAATCAACGAAATAGTTAATTCTAAAAAAATATTCAAAAAACAAACTCTAGTAGCTCAAAAATAA
- a CDS encoding 3-hydroxyacyl-CoA dehydrogenase/enoyl-CoA hydratase family protein translates to MGKRRIKHVTVIGSGIMGSGIACHFANIGCEVLLLDIVPRELTDKEKAKGLSLEDKVVRNRMVNDQLTASIKSKPAPLYNQSFASRISTGNLEDDLVKVKDTDWIIEVVVERLDIKKSVFEQIEKYRKPGTLITSNTSGIPISFMNEGRSEDFQKHFAVTHFFNPPRYLKLFEVIPGPNCDPAVTDFLMEYGEKYLGKTSVLAKDTPAFIGNRIGIFSIQSLFHTVKEMGLTVSEVDKLTGPVIGRAKSATFRTVDVVGLDTLVHVANGVYENCPHDEQKDSFKLPDFINTMMENKWLGSKTGQGFYKKNVSKDGQKEILALNLDSMEYENQPRTKFATLELTKSIDNVADRFPVLIKGKDKAGDFYRKSFASLFAYVQHRIPEISDELYRIDDAMSAGFGWEHGPYQVWDAVGVTKGVELMKAIGKEPAGWVLEMLEKGFESFYTVKDGATYYYSIPDKDYVKKPGQDGFIILDNLRANAPVFKNSGVTVHDIGDGILNVEFTSKMNSIGGDVLAGLNKAIDIAEDRFDGLVVANNGANFSVGANIGMIFMMAVEQEYDELNMAIKQFQNTVMRLRYSSIPTVVAPHQMALGGGCEMTMHSDVAVASAETYIGLVEFGVGVIPGGGGSKEMALRASDTFEKNDVELNRLQEYFLTIGMAKVATSAYEAFDLGILRKGIDHVVVNDHRRIAFAKAQARLLADKGYTQPAMRKDIKVLGKQALGMFLVGTDQMEAGKYISEHDRKIADKLAYVMAGGDLSAPTLVSEQYLLDLEREAFLSLTGERKTLERLQHMIQKGKPLRN, encoded by the coding sequence ATGGGAAAACGTAGAATAAAACATGTAACGGTAATAGGTTCTGGAATTATGGGAAGCGGTATCGCCTGCCATTTTGCAAACATAGGTTGTGAAGTTCTTCTTTTGGACATCGTTCCTAGGGAACTTACTGATAAAGAAAAAGCAAAAGGTCTTAGCCTAGAAGACAAAGTCGTTCGCAACCGTATGGTTAATGATCAACTTACTGCTTCTATCAAAAGCAAGCCTGCACCTTTGTATAATCAATCATTTGCCAGTAGAATTTCCACTGGAAACTTGGAAGATGATCTTGTTAAAGTAAAAGATACCGACTGGATTATTGAGGTGGTTGTAGAAAGGTTGGACATTAAAAAATCTGTTTTTGAACAAATTGAAAAGTACCGCAAACCAGGAACTTTAATTACTTCAAACACCTCTGGAATTCCTATTTCTTTTATGAATGAAGGACGTAGTGAAGATTTCCAGAAGCACTTTGCAGTCACTCACTTTTTCAATCCGCCGAGATATTTAAAATTATTTGAAGTAATCCCAGGGCCTAACTGTGATCCTGCGGTAACTGACTTCTTAATGGAATACGGTGAGAAATACTTAGGAAAGACCTCTGTTCTCGCAAAGGATACTCCTGCGTTTATTGGGAACCGAATTGGTATTTTCTCTATACAAAGCTTGTTCCATACCGTAAAAGAAATGGGATTAACCGTTTCTGAAGTTGATAAACTGACGGGTCCAGTGATAGGTCGTGCAAAGTCGGCTACTTTTAGAACAGTAGATGTGGTAGGATTAGATACTTTGGTGCACGTTGCTAATGGTGTTTATGAAAACTGCCCTCATGACGAGCAAAAAGACAGCTTTAAACTTCCTGATTTCATCAATACCATGATGGAAAACAAGTGGTTAGGTTCTAAAACTGGTCAAGGTTTTTATAAAAAGAACGTTTCTAAAGATGGACAGAAAGAAATTCTAGCCTTGAACCTTGATTCCATGGAATATGAGAATCAACCTAGAACTAAGTTTGCCACACTAGAATTGACAAAATCAATTGATAACGTAGCTGACCGTTTTCCCGTATTAATTAAAGGGAAAGATAAAGCTGGTGATTTCTATAGAAAATCATTTGCTTCCTTGTTTGCCTACGTACAACATAGAATTCCTGAAATATCTGACGAACTATACCGTATCGATGATGCGATGAGTGCAGGTTTTGGATGGGAACATGGACCTTACCAAGTTTGGGACGCTGTAGGCGTTACAAAAGGTGTGGAACTCATGAAAGCGATCGGTAAAGAACCAGCAGGTTGGGTTTTAGAAATGCTTGAAAAAGGTTTTGAATCTTTTTACACCGTAAAAGACGGAGCGACTTACTACTACTCCATTCCAGATAAAGATTATGTAAAGAAACCTGGTCAAGATGGGTTTATCATTCTAGATAATTTGCGTGCTAATGCTCCTGTATTTAAAAACTCTGGTGTAACTGTTCATGATATAGGTGATGGTATTTTAAATGTAGAATTTACTTCTAAAATGAATTCTATAGGTGGAGACGTTCTTGCTGGGCTCAATAAAGCTATTGATATTGCCGAAGATCGTTTTGATGGTCTTGTGGTAGCAAATAACGGTGCCAACTTCTCTGTAGGAGCTAACATAGGTATGATATTTATGATGGCCGTTGAACAAGAATATGACGAGTTGAACATGGCGATCAAACAATTCCAAAACACAGTTATGAGATTGCGTTACAGTAGTATTCCTACTGTCGTGGCGCCACATCAAATGGCTTTAGGTGGAGGATGTGAAATGACTATGCACTCGGACGTTGCTGTTGCCAGTGCAGAAACTTACATAGGTTTAGTAGAGTTTGGCGTAGGTGTAATCCCTGGCGGAGGAGGATCTAAAGAGATGGCCTTACGCGCTAGCGACACATTTGAGAAAAACGATGTAGAATTGAACAGGCTTCAAGAATATTTCTTAACCATAGGGATGGCAAAGGTTGCCACTAGCGCTTACGAGGCATTTGACCTAGGTATCCTTAGAAAAGGAATAGATCATGTGGTGGTAAATGATCATAGACGTATCGCTTTCGCGAAAGCGCAGGCAAGATTATTAGCTGATAAAGGCTATACACAACCTGCGATGCGTAAAGATATAAAAGTATTAGGAAAGCAGGCCTTAGGGATGTTCTTAGTTGGAACAGACCAAATGGAAGCTGGAAAATACATCTCTGAACACGATAGGAAAATTGCTGATAAACTGGCTTATGTGATGGCGGGTGGAGATTTAAGTGCTCCTACTCTAGTCTCTGAACAATATTTACTAGATCTAGAACGTGAAGCTTTCTTAAGTCTTACAGGAGAACGTAAGACTTTAGAGAGATTACAACACATGATTCAAAAAGGAAAACCGTTGAGAAACTAA
- a CDS encoding mechanosensitive ion channel family protein, with protein MKELIENFNLEKGSELILEYGIPLLKAILIYVIGRWLIKRTLKLTKKVMLARDCDLTLEKFLLNLIKWGLTILLLVTVIGTLGVQTSSFAAILAAAGLAIGLALQGSLSNFAGGVLLLVFKPFKVGDTIEAQGITGTIKEIDILQTKVVTFSHKLAIIPNGPLLNGNIINYDTEGILRCETMIGVSYDADIPKTLEALTKLCADHPLVLKDPAPIVKVAENASSSINILVRPYTLTADVWTVNFYLQQNFKPTLDSIGVEIPYPHQVEIHKQV; from the coding sequence ATGAAAGAACTAATCGAAAATTTTAATTTAGAAAAAGGATCTGAACTCATCCTTGAATATGGAATTCCTTTGTTAAAAGCTATTCTTATCTACGTTATAGGAAGGTGGCTGATCAAAAGAACCCTAAAGCTCACTAAAAAAGTCATGCTTGCGAGAGATTGTGACCTCACATTAGAGAAGTTTTTACTCAATCTGATTAAGTGGGGGCTTACCATTTTATTATTAGTAACTGTAATAGGAACATTAGGCGTACAGACGTCTAGTTTTGCTGCGATTCTTGCTGCTGCTGGACTTGCTATAGGGCTAGCCTTACAAGGGTCACTTTCTAATTTTGCTGGTGGAGTACTTCTATTAGTCTTCAAACCTTTTAAAGTAGGAGACACCATTGAAGCACAAGGGATCACTGGTACCATTAAAGAAATAGATATTTTACAAACTAAAGTAGTTACATTTTCACACAAACTTGCTATTATTCCTAACGGGCCCCTTCTTAATGGGAATATCATCAACTATGACACTGAAGGGATTTTAAGGTGTGAAACCATGATCGGTGTTAGTTATGATGCCGATATTCCTAAAACCTTAGAAGCACTAACAAAATTATGTGCCGACCACCCATTAGTCCTTAAAGATCCAGCACCAATAGTTAAAGTAGCCGAAAATGCAAGTAGTTCCATAAATATTTTGGTGCGCCCATATACACTTACAGCCGATGTGTGGACCGTCAACTTTTACCTACAACAAAACTTTAAGCCTACACTTGATTCCATAGGTGTTGAGATTCCTTATCCTCATCAAGTAGAAATTCATAAACAAGTCTAA
- a CDS encoding four helix bundle protein, which translates to MKIWQDGVEFVIHNYSITKTFPEFEKFNLISQMNSCAVSIPSNIAEGSAKSTDKHFKTYLETGLGSAYEWETQFTVALKLNYVDQ; encoded by the coding sequence TTGAAAATCTGGCAAGATGGAGTTGAATTTGTTATCCATAATTATTCAATTACTAAAACGTTTCCAGAATTTGAAAAATTTAATTTGATTAGTCAAATGAATAGTTGTGCTGTTTCTATACCATCAAATATTGCAGAAGGTTCTGCAAAATCAACAGATAAACATTTTAAAACATATTTGGAAACAGGTTTAGGATCTGCATATGAATGGGAAACTCAATTTACCGTTGCTTTAAAATTAAATTATGTTGATCAATAA
- a CDS encoding acetyl-CoA C-acyltransferase codes for MNKTAYIVAAKRTAVGKAPKGVFRFKRPDELAAENIEAMLKEVPNLDKTRIDDVIIGNAMPEAEQGLNMARLISLMGLKIDSVPGVTVNRYCASGVETIAMATAKIQSGMASCIIAGGAESMSYIPMGGYKPTPDYNIVKAGHEDYYWGMGLTAEAVANEFKVSREDQDQFAFESHQKALKAQAEGRFQDQIVPIHIDETFLNADGIKETKSYTINKDEGPRADTKLEVLSKLRPVFAAGGSVTAGNSSQMSDGAAMVLVMSEEMVKELNLEPIARMVNFAAAGVPPRIMGIGPVKAIPKALKQAGLSLKDVDMIELNEAFASQSLAVIRELGLNPDIINPNGGAISLGHPLGCTGAKLSVQLFDEMRKREMKNKYGLVTMCVGTGQGACGVYEFLS; via the coding sequence ATGAACAAAACTGCATATATAGTAGCTGCCAAAAGAACAGCTGTTGGGAAAGCACCTAAAGGAGTTTTCCGTTTTAAAAGACCTGATGAACTTGCTGCCGAGAACATCGAAGCAATGTTAAAAGAAGTGCCTAATCTTGATAAAACAAGAATAGACGATGTGATTATAGGTAATGCAATGCCTGAGGCAGAGCAAGGACTTAACATGGCTCGTTTGATCTCTTTAATGGGATTGAAAATAGACAGTGTGCCTGGAGTTACCGTAAACCGTTACTGTGCTAGTGGTGTGGAAACTATTGCAATGGCTACAGCAAAAATACAATCTGGAATGGCGAGTTGTATTATAGCTGGTGGAGCCGAATCTATGAGCTATATACCTATGGGTGGGTACAAGCCTACTCCTGATTATAACATAGTCAAAGCCGGCCACGAGGATTATTACTGGGGAATGGGATTAACTGCTGAGGCTGTTGCTAATGAATTCAAAGTCTCTCGTGAAGACCAAGATCAGTTTGCCTTTGAATCACATCAAAAAGCACTTAAAGCGCAAGCAGAAGGTCGTTTTCAAGATCAGATCGTACCTATTCACATAGATGAAACCTTCTTAAATGCCGACGGTATAAAAGAAACAAAATCTTATACCATCAACAAAGATGAAGGACCACGTGCTGATACAAAATTAGAAGTTTTATCAAAACTACGACCTGTATTTGCTGCTGGTGGTTCTGTAACTGCCGGTAACTCTTCACAGATGAGTGATGGTGCTGCAATGGTTTTAGTAATGAGTGAAGAAATGGTAAAAGAATTGAACCTAGAGCCTATTGCTCGTATGGTCAACTTTGCAGCTGCTGGTGTACCACCTAGAATTATGGGGATAGGTCCAGTAAAAGCCATTCCAAAAGCCTTAAAACAAGCTGGTCTTTCCTTGAAAGATGTAGATATGATAGAACTGAATGAAGCTTTTGCTTCTCAGTCCCTCGCTGTGATACGTGAATTAGGATTGAACCCTGACATCATTAACCCTAATGGAGGGGCCATTTCACTAGGTCACCCATTAGGTTGTACTGGAGCAAAATTGAGCGTTCAACTCTTTGATGAAATGAGAAAACGCGAAATGAAAAATAAGTATGGGCTTGTGACGATGTGCGTAGGTACCGGACAAGGAGCTTGTGGAGTATATGAGTTTTTATCTTAA